The following are from one region of the Gossypium hirsutum isolate 1008001.06 chromosome D03, Gossypium_hirsutum_v2.1, whole genome shotgun sequence genome:
- the LOC107937840 gene encoding serine/arginine-rich splicing factor SR45a: protein MADSPRKRNSRSPSPWREQSRSRSRSRPRSRSRSRSRSWSRPRHRSRSHSRGRSRSRSRGRVEAGNPGNTLYVTGLSQRVTERDLEEHFSKEGKVASCFLVVEPRTRISRGFAFVTMDSVEDASRCVKYLNQSILEGRYITVERSRRKRPRTPTPGHYLGLKNTRDYGRGERGRYRGGGRDDYGYHRSPRRSPYRGRDYSPRYSPHGGRSRRERSYSPPYSRGSR, encoded by the exons ATG GCGGATTCTCCTCGTAAAAG GAATTCTCGTTCTCCCTCCCCATGGAGAGAACAGTCAAGGTCACGATCCAGATCTAGACCTAGGTCTAGGTCTAGGTCAAGATCCCGCTCCTGGTCGAGGCCAAGGCATAGGTCCAGGTCACATAGTCGCGGCAG GTCAAGGTCAAGAAGTCGAGGCAG GGTTGAAGCTGGAAATCCTGGCAACACACTTTATGTGACCGGTCTATCTCAAAGGGTCACAGAGAGGGACCTTGAAGAGCATTTCTCCAAGGAGGGGAAG GTGGCATCGTGTTTCCTGGTTGTTGAACCTCGTACTCGCATATCTCGTGGTTTTGCTTTTGTTACTATGGACAGCGTTGAGGATGCGAGCCGCTGCGTCAAGTATCTCAACCAATCAATTTTAGAAGGTCGATACATAACCGTGGAGAGG TCGCGTAGGAAACGGCCTAGGACTCCGACACCGGGCCATTACCTTGGACTAAAAAATACCAGAGACTATG GTCGTGGTGAACGTGGCAGGTACCGTGGTGGTGGTCGTGATGACTACGGGTATCATCGATCTCCAAGGCGCTCACCATATCGAGGTCGTGATTACTCTCCAAGGTATTCTCCTCATGGTGGAAGATCAAGGAGGGAGCGCTCTTATTCACCACCATATTCTCGCGGATCTAGGTGA
- the LOC107937835 gene encoding phospholipase D delta-like, protein MEGEGSKQVIYLYGDLDLTIIEARKLPNMDIVSNHLRKCLTCETCKAPSQAAAAQEPGEVGKVHHHHKIMTSDPYVTITVPQSTLARTRVLKSADNPEWNERFIIPMAHPLTELEINVKDDDLLGAEVIGTTKFLAQKIATGERITGWFPLIGSSGKPPKPTTAIHIDMKFTPCEENPLYKQSLASDPEQGGVRHTYFPMRKGNKVTLYQDAHVPDGMLPKIELDDGKVFNQGKCWEDLCYAISEAHHMIYIAGWSVFHKVKLVREPTRPLPRGGDLNLGELLKYKSEEGVRVLLLVWDDKTSDKFGIRKMGLMQTHDEETLKFFKHSSVMCVLAGRYAASKLGYFKQKVVGSMFTHHQKFALVDTQAAGNNRKITAFVGGIDLCDGRYDTPEHRILHDLDTIFKDDFHNPTFSAGIKAPRQPWHDLHTRIEGPAAYDVLINFEQRWRESTKWKDFCLLCAGKMPSNDDALIRIERISWILSPSLAVTDHGTTIIPEDDPKLHVLSIDDRDNWDVQIFRSIDSGSVKGFPRPMRKPENQNLLVSKNVVIEKSIQTAYIQAIRSAQHYIYIENQYFLGSSYAWPSYKDAGADHLIPMELALKVASKIRARERFAVYIVIPLWPEGDTKSLSVQEILYWQSQTMQMMYDIVARELKSMQITDSHPQDYLNFYCLGKREEVTPEMLGGKGTSVSDSAKFGRFMIYVHAKGMVIDDEYVIVGSANINQRSMAGTKDSEIAMAAYQPHYTWAEKKKHPRGQVYGYRMSLWAEHLGELSKCFKEPETLECVKTVNTVAEDNWKKFTDTDYSALQGHLMRYPLEVDIDGKVKPLPGYENFPDVGGKVIGTHSVKLPDILTT, encoded by the exons ATGGAGGGAGAAGGGTCGAAGCAGGTGATTTACCTTTACGGTGATTTGGATTTAACCATTATTGAAGCTCGGAAGCTGCCTAACATGGATATAGTGTCTAATCATCTTCGTAAATGCTTAACTTGTGAGACCTGTAAAGCTCCATCACAAGCAGCAGCTGCTCAAGAACCAGGGGAAGTTGGTAAAGTCCACCACCACCATAAAATCATGACCAGCGACCCTTACGTCACCATTACGGTGCCACAATCGACTTTAGCTCGTACACGCGTGTTGAAGAGCGCTGATAACCCGGAATGGAACGAGAGGTTCATAATCCCCATGGCTCATCCTTTAACTGAGCTAGAAATTAACGTCAAAGACGACGACCTGTTAGGCGCTGAAGTCATTGGCACTACCAAATTCCTCGCCCAAAAAATCGCCACCGGAGAGCGTATAACTGGGTGGTTCCCACTCATTGGCTCATCGGGGAAGCCTCCTAAGCCGACTACGGCAATACACATCGACATGAAATTCACGCCCTGTGAGGAAAACCCTTTGTATAAACAGAGCCTCGCCAGCGATCCGGAGCAAGGCGGCGTGAGGCACACGTATTTCCCGATGAGGAAAGGGAACAAAGTGACGCTTTACCAAGACGCTCATGTGCCGGACGGTATGTTACCCAAAATAGAACTAGACGATGGTAAAGTATTTAACCAAGGAAAGTGTTGGGAGGATCTTTGTTATGCCATATCTGAAGCTCACCATATGATATACATTGCTGGTTGGTCTGTTTTTCATAAGGTTAAGCTTGTTAGAGAACCAACTAGGCCATTACCTCGAGGTGGGGATTTAAACCTTGGTGAATTGCTTAAATATAAATCTGAAGAAGGGGTTAGGGTGTTGTTGTTGGTTTGGGATGATAAAACTTCAGATAAATTTGGTATTAGAAAG ATGGGACTAATGCAGACACATGATGAAGAAACTTTGAAGTTTTTCAAGCATTCATCTGTTATGTGTGTGCTAGCTGGTCGATATGCTGCTAGTAAGCTGGGTTATTTCAAACAAAAG GTTGTTGGAAGCATGTTTACGCATCATCAAAAGTTCGCTCTTGTTGATACACAGGCAGCCGGTAATAATCGAAAGATTACTGCATTTGTTGGAGGCATCGATCTCTGTGATGGTCGCTATGATACACCTGAACATCGAATACTTCATGATCTTGACACCATCTTCAAGGATGATTTTCATAATCCTACTTTTTCC GCTGGAATCAAGGCTCCTAGGCAACCATGGCATGATTTACACACCAGAATTGAAGGGCCTGCCGCATATGATGTTCTTATCAACTTCGAGCAGCGGTGGAGGGAATCGACCAAGTGGAAGGATTTCTGTCTACTTTGTGCAGGAAAAATGCCATCGAATGACGATGCTTTGATTAGGATAGAACGAATCTCTTGGATACTAAGTCCTTCCTTAGCTGTAACAGACCACGGCACTACAATAATTCCAGAAGATGACCCCAAATTGCATGTTCTTAGTATCGATGATCGTGACAACTGGGATGTTCAG ATTTTCCGCTCCATTGACTCGGGATCAGTGAAAGGATTTCCAAGACCAATGAGAAAACCCGAGAACCAG AATCTTTTAGTTTCAAAAAATGTGGTCATAGAAAAAAGCATTCAAACAGCTTATATACAGGCAATAAGATCCGCTCAGCATTACATATATATCGAAAATCAGTATTTTCTGGGATCTTCGTATGCTTGGCCATCGTATAAAGATGCAGGGGCCGATCATCTGATCCCAATGGAGCTGGCATTAAAGGTTGCTAGTAAAATCCGAGCAAGAGAGAGATTTGCGGTATATATCGTTATTCCTTTGTGGCCCGAGGGTGATACAAAATCTCTTTCTGTACAGGAAATTCTATACTGGCAG TCTCAAACAATGCAAATGATGTATGATATCGTCGCACGAGAACTCAAGAGCATGCAGATTACGGACTCGCATCCTCAAGATTACCTCAATTTCTATTGTCTTGGTAAGAGGGAAGAGGTCACCCCGGAAATGCTTGGTGGAAAAGGAACTTCG GTCTCTGACTCTGCAAAGTTCGGTCGGTTCATGATATACGTGCATGCAAAGGGAATGGTCATAGATGATGAGTATGTGATTGTAGGGTCAGCCAATATTAACCAAAGATCCATGGCTGGTACAAAAGACAGTGAGATAGCTATGGCTGCATATCAACCACATTATACATGGGCTGAAAAGAAAAAACATCCACGTGGTCAG GTATACGGGTATAGAATGTCCCTATGGGCAGAGCATCTTGGTGAGCTAAGTAAGTGTTTCAAGGAACCAGAAACTCTAGAATGTGTGAAGACAGTAAACACAGTTGCTGAAGATAACTGGAAGAAATTTACAGATACCGATTATTCGGCATTGCAGGGCCATCTTATGAGGTATCCTTTGGAAGTAGATATTGACGGGAAAGTGAAACCACTCCCTGGATATGAAAATTTCCCAGATGTTGGTGGCAAAGTAATCGGAACTCACTCGGTTAAGCTTCCAGACATTCTTACGACGTAA
- the LOC107937835 gene encoding phospholipase D delta-like isoform X1, producing the protein MEGEGSKQVIYLYGDLDLTIIEARKLPNMDIVSNHLRKCLTCETCKAPSQAAAAQEPGEVGKVHHHHKIMTSDPYVTITVPQSTLARTRVLKSADNPEWNERFIIPMAHPLTELEINVKDDDLLGAEVIGTTKFLAQKIATGERITGWFPLIGSSGKPPKPTTAIHIDMKFTPCEENPLYKQSLASDPEQGGVRHTYFPMRKGNKVTLYQDAHVPDGMLPKIELDDGKVFNQGKCWEDLCYAISEAHHMIYIAGWSVFHKVKLVREPTRPLPRGGDLNLGELLKYKSEEGVRVLLLVWDDKTSDKFGIRKMGLMQTHDEETLKFFKHSSVMCVLAGRYAASKLGYFKQKVVGSMFTHHQKFALVDTQAAGNNRKITAFVGGIDLCDGRYDTPEHRILHDLDTIFKDDFHNPTFSAGIKAPRQPWHDLHTRIEGPAAYDVLINFEQRWRESTKWKDFCLLCAGKMPSNDDALIRIERISWILSPSLAVTDHGTTIIPEDDPKLHVLSIDDRDNWDVQIFRSIDSGSVKGFPRPMRKPENQNLLVSKNVVIEKSIQTAYIQAIRSAQHYIYIENQYFLGSSYAWPSYKDAGADHLIPMELALKVASKIRARERFAVYIVIPLWPEGDTKSLSVQEILYWQSQTMQMMYDIVARELKSMQITDSHPQDYLNFYCLGKREEVTPEMLGGKGTSVSDSAKFGRFMIYVHAKGMVIDDEYVIVGSANINQRSMAGTKDSEIAMAAYQPHYTWAEKKKHPRGQVYGYRMSLWAEHLGELRPSYEVSFGSRY; encoded by the exons ATGGAGGGAGAAGGGTCGAAGCAGGTGATTTACCTTTACGGTGATTTGGATTTAACCATTATTGAAGCTCGGAAGCTGCCTAACATGGATATAGTGTCTAATCATCTTCGTAAATGCTTAACTTGTGAGACCTGTAAAGCTCCATCACAAGCAGCAGCTGCTCAAGAACCAGGGGAAGTTGGTAAAGTCCACCACCACCATAAAATCATGACCAGCGACCCTTACGTCACCATTACGGTGCCACAATCGACTTTAGCTCGTACACGCGTGTTGAAGAGCGCTGATAACCCGGAATGGAACGAGAGGTTCATAATCCCCATGGCTCATCCTTTAACTGAGCTAGAAATTAACGTCAAAGACGACGACCTGTTAGGCGCTGAAGTCATTGGCACTACCAAATTCCTCGCCCAAAAAATCGCCACCGGAGAGCGTATAACTGGGTGGTTCCCACTCATTGGCTCATCGGGGAAGCCTCCTAAGCCGACTACGGCAATACACATCGACATGAAATTCACGCCCTGTGAGGAAAACCCTTTGTATAAACAGAGCCTCGCCAGCGATCCGGAGCAAGGCGGCGTGAGGCACACGTATTTCCCGATGAGGAAAGGGAACAAAGTGACGCTTTACCAAGACGCTCATGTGCCGGACGGTATGTTACCCAAAATAGAACTAGACGATGGTAAAGTATTTAACCAAGGAAAGTGTTGGGAGGATCTTTGTTATGCCATATCTGAAGCTCACCATATGATATACATTGCTGGTTGGTCTGTTTTTCATAAGGTTAAGCTTGTTAGAGAACCAACTAGGCCATTACCTCGAGGTGGGGATTTAAACCTTGGTGAATTGCTTAAATATAAATCTGAAGAAGGGGTTAGGGTGTTGTTGTTGGTTTGGGATGATAAAACTTCAGATAAATTTGGTATTAGAAAG ATGGGACTAATGCAGACACATGATGAAGAAACTTTGAAGTTTTTCAAGCATTCATCTGTTATGTGTGTGCTAGCTGGTCGATATGCTGCTAGTAAGCTGGGTTATTTCAAACAAAAG GTTGTTGGAAGCATGTTTACGCATCATCAAAAGTTCGCTCTTGTTGATACACAGGCAGCCGGTAATAATCGAAAGATTACTGCATTTGTTGGAGGCATCGATCTCTGTGATGGTCGCTATGATACACCTGAACATCGAATACTTCATGATCTTGACACCATCTTCAAGGATGATTTTCATAATCCTACTTTTTCC GCTGGAATCAAGGCTCCTAGGCAACCATGGCATGATTTACACACCAGAATTGAAGGGCCTGCCGCATATGATGTTCTTATCAACTTCGAGCAGCGGTGGAGGGAATCGACCAAGTGGAAGGATTTCTGTCTACTTTGTGCAGGAAAAATGCCATCGAATGACGATGCTTTGATTAGGATAGAACGAATCTCTTGGATACTAAGTCCTTCCTTAGCTGTAACAGACCACGGCACTACAATAATTCCAGAAGATGACCCCAAATTGCATGTTCTTAGTATCGATGATCGTGACAACTGGGATGTTCAG ATTTTCCGCTCCATTGACTCGGGATCAGTGAAAGGATTTCCAAGACCAATGAGAAAACCCGAGAACCAG AATCTTTTAGTTTCAAAAAATGTGGTCATAGAAAAAAGCATTCAAACAGCTTATATACAGGCAATAAGATCCGCTCAGCATTACATATATATCGAAAATCAGTATTTTCTGGGATCTTCGTATGCTTGGCCATCGTATAAAGATGCAGGGGCCGATCATCTGATCCCAATGGAGCTGGCATTAAAGGTTGCTAGTAAAATCCGAGCAAGAGAGAGATTTGCGGTATATATCGTTATTCCTTTGTGGCCCGAGGGTGATACAAAATCTCTTTCTGTACAGGAAATTCTATACTGGCAG TCTCAAACAATGCAAATGATGTATGATATCGTCGCACGAGAACTCAAGAGCATGCAGATTACGGACTCGCATCCTCAAGATTACCTCAATTTCTATTGTCTTGGTAAGAGGGAAGAGGTCACCCCGGAAATGCTTGGTGGAAAAGGAACTTCG GTCTCTGACTCTGCAAAGTTCGGTCGGTTCATGATATACGTGCATGCAAAGGGAATGGTCATAGATGATGAGTATGTGATTGTAGGGTCAGCCAATATTAACCAAAGATCCATGGCTGGTACAAAAGACAGTGAGATAGCTATGGCTGCATATCAACCACATTATACATGGGCTGAAAAGAAAAAACATCCACGTGGTCAG GTATACGGGTATAGAATGTCCCTATGGGCAGAGCATCTTGGTGAGCTAA GGCCATCTTATGAGGTATCCTTTGGAAGTAGATATTGA